Proteins encoded together in one Impatiens glandulifera chromosome 1, dImpGla2.1, whole genome shotgun sequence window:
- the LOC124926475 gene encoding anthocyanidin 3-O-glucosyltransferase 2-like, with protein MELVLIPFPATGHLVSLLEMAKLLVDRDTRLTANVIVFNMPDVPPIDITSIKQSISTDRLHLIEIPTNKGDSKTPTTSLTNFVRAQIPFVKDAIATHITGRSGSGRLIAFLFDMFCASMIDVAEQDYGVPGYMFFPSNASLLGLFNHLLTLSDNGQDITDFDGSDAELAVPAYPIPFPAKVLPWIALDKNDGSVAWLDVVRNLRKAKGIVVNTFYDVEPEAIEAILNDEGSPPIYPVGPILNLSKSVGDKRDDIVQWLDQQPPSSVIFLCFGSMGSFEDAQVKQMAIAIERSGHRFLWSVRRPPTSSGGKPWLTSEYNELELEKVMPEGFFTRTAEIGKVIGWAPQVDVLGHKAVGGFVTHCGWNSTMESLWFGVPTASWPLYAEQQANAFRMIKVLDLAVEIKMDYRNNFSRSGEEIVVEAGIIENALRRLMDENSGENQDRRTRVKEMSEKSRKAVQEGGSSYLSLGRFIDDITNIPNLL; from the coding sequence ATGGAGTTAGTACTAATTCCATTTCCAGCCACAGGCCATTTGGTATCATTACTGGAGATGGCAAAGCTATTAGTCGACAGAGATACTCGACTTACTGCAAATGTCATCGTCTTCAACATGCCCGATGTCCCTCCCATCGACATCACTTCCATCAAACAATCCATCTCCACCGATCGATTACACCTCATCGAAATCCCCACGAACAAAGGCGATTCAAAGACCCCCACCACATCCTTAACCAATTTTGTCCGAGCTCAGATACCCTTCGTCAAAGACGCCATCGCAACGCACATTACAGGACGCTCTGGATCAGGCCGACTAATCGCATTTCTTTTTGACATGTTCTGTGCTAGCATGATAGATGTCGCCGAACAGGATTACGGCGTTCCTGGCTATATGTTCTTTCCATCTAATGCATCTCTACTTGGACTCTTTAACCATCTACTCACATTAAGCGATAATGGACAGGACATCACCGATTTCGATGGGTCCGACGCCGAATTGGCTGTGCCGGCCTACCCGATTCCATTTCCGGCTAAGGTGCTTCCATGGATAGCATTGGATAAGAATGATGGGTCAGTTGCGTGGTTAGATGTCGTTAGGAATTTGAGAAAGGCAAAGGGGATTGTAGTGAACACGTTCTACGATGTGGAACCGGAAGCAATTGAAGCTATATTGAATGATGAAGGATCCCCACCAATTTACCCAGTTGGTCCGATTCTCAATCTAAGCAAGAGTGTTGGAGATAAACGCGATGATATTGTGCAGTGGTTAGACCAGCAGCCTCCGTCGTCTGTAATATTCCTCTGTTTCGGGAGCATGGGAAGCTTCGAAGATGCCCAGGTGAAACAGATGGCCATAGCCATAGAACGCAGCGGCCATCGATTCCTTTGGTCAGTTAGGCGTCCGCCAACGTCGAGCGGCGGAAAGCCTTGGTTAACCAGTGAATACAATGAGTTGGAGTTGGAAAAGGTTATGCCGGAAGGATTCTTTACCCGGACGGCCGAGATTGGGAAGGTGATCGGTTGGGCTCCTCAGGTGGACGTGCTGGGGCATAAGGCGGTGGGGGGTTTTGTGACGCATTGTGGGTGGAATTCAACAATGGAGAGTTTGTGGTTTGGAGTGCCGACGGCGTCTTGGCCATTGTATGCGGAACAGCAAGCGAATGCGTTTAGGATGATTAAAGTGTTGGACTTGGCGGTGGAGATTAAGATGGATTATAGGAATAATTTTAGTAGGAGTGGAGAGGAGATTGTGGTGGAGGCTGGGATTATTGAAAACGCGTTAAGGCGGTTGATGGATGAAAATAGCGGGGAGAATCAAGATAGGCGGACGAGGGTTAAGGAGATGAGTGAGAAGAGCAGGAAGGCAGTCCAGGAGGGCGGTTCATCGTATTTGTCTTTGGGACGGTTTATTGATGATATTACCAACATTCCCAATCTACTTTAA